The Kordia sp. SMS9 genome window below encodes:
- a CDS encoding GH3 auxin-responsive promoter family protein gives MKSFKAFLAKPFAKYIQKKVSKWANQPIETQEKVFQKLIKEAAHTQFGKDHDFANIQSHADFIKRVPIRDYEALRPYVDRVVAGEKDILWKGKPLYFAKTSGTTSGSKYIPITKESMPTHIEAARNAILLYIAETGNTDFVDGKMIFLQGSPELNEKNGVKLGRLSGIVAHYVPGYLQKNRMPSWETNCIEDWETKVEAIVNETLHEKMAIISGIPSWVQMYFERIEARTGKKVGEVFPDFKLFIYGGVNFEPYRNKFDNLIGRKVDSIELYPASEGFFAYQDQQNDKGMLLQLNSGIFYEFVKADEFFDENPKRITVKDVEIGVNYVMIISSNAGLWSYNIGDTVEFTSTKPYKVIVSGRIKHFISAFGEHVIGKEVEQALHEALQQSGASINEFTVAPQINPTDGLPYHEWFIEFEKEPENIAAFAETIDASLQQQNSYYFDLIDGKILQRLHITKIQKDGFQNYMKSIGKLGGQNKIPRLSNDRKIADLLTNYKKA, from the coding sequence AGGAAAAAGTGTTTCAAAAACTCATCAAAGAAGCTGCGCATACACAATTTGGAAAAGATCACGACTTTGCTAACATTCAATCGCATGCCGATTTTATAAAACGAGTGCCGATTCGCGATTATGAAGCCTTACGTCCGTATGTAGATAGAGTTGTAGCGGGTGAAAAAGATATTCTTTGGAAAGGAAAACCGCTGTATTTTGCCAAAACTTCTGGAACGACTTCTGGTTCAAAATACATTCCGATTACCAAAGAATCCATGCCCACACATATTGAAGCGGCTCGAAATGCGATTTTGCTGTACATTGCGGAAACTGGAAATACCGATTTTGTAGATGGAAAAATGATCTTTTTACAAGGAAGTCCAGAACTCAACGAAAAAAACGGTGTAAAACTCGGACGACTTTCTGGAATTGTAGCACATTATGTACCTGGATACCTTCAAAAAAACAGAATGCCAAGCTGGGAAACCAATTGCATCGAAGATTGGGAAACCAAAGTTGAAGCCATTGTCAATGAAACGCTGCACGAAAAAATGGCGATTATTAGCGGAATTCCGTCGTGGGTGCAAATGTATTTTGAACGTATTGAAGCGCGCACGGGCAAAAAAGTAGGCGAAGTTTTCCCGGATTTTAAACTGTTTATTTATGGTGGTGTCAACTTTGAACCGTATCGCAACAAATTTGATAATTTGATTGGACGAAAAGTAGACAGCATTGAATTATATCCAGCAAGTGAAGGGTTTTTTGCCTATCAAGACCAACAAAATGATAAAGGCATGCTGCTACAACTGAATTCGGGTATTTTTTACGAATTTGTCAAAGCGGATGAATTTTTTGATGAAAACCCTAAAAGAATCACTGTAAAAGATGTGGAAATTGGCGTGAATTACGTCATGATCATTTCCTCAAACGCAGGATTGTGGAGTTACAATATTGGTGATACGGTAGAATTTACCTCCACAAAACCTTACAAAGTGATTGTTTCAGGTCGTATCAAGCATTTTATTTCGGCGTTTGGTGAACATGTTATTGGCAAAGAAGTAGAACAAGCATTACACGAAGCATTGCAGCAATCTGGCGCAAGCATTAATGAATTTACGGTGGCACCACAAATAAATCCCACAGACGGTTTGCCATATCACGAATGGTTTATTGAATTTGAAAAGGAACCCGAAAACATAGCAGCATTTGCAGAAACGATAGATGCTTCGCTACAACAACAAAACAGTTATTATTTTGATTTGATCGATGGGAAAATTTTGCAGCGATTACACATCACAAAAATTCAAAAAGATGGCTTTCAAAACTACATGAAATCCATTGGAAAATTGGGCGGACAAAATAAAATTCCTAGATTGTCAAACGATCGAAAAATAGCGGATTTACTAACGAATTACAAAAAAGCTTAG
- the rfbB gene encoding dTDP-glucose 4,6-dehydratase → MSKNAVLITGGAGFIGANYIPYFLEQHQDTTVVNIDKLTYAGDLANLSAISNHKNYHFIKGDICDRNLIEQLFKTHDFKAVIHFAAESHVDNSIKNPDAFIQTNIFGTFNLLDVAKKHWMDGPNQVKPGCEACRFHHISTDEVYGTLGETGLFTEDTSYAPNSPYSASKASSDFIVRSYFHTYGMNVVTTNCSNNYGPKQHDEKLIPTIIRKAVSGEQIPIYGDGMNIRDWLYVLDHCKGIHLVYQTGKAGETYNIGGRNERTNMYIANTICELLDKLRPKETSYKAQISFVTDRPGHDFRYAIDASKIENELGWKAAENFESGILKTIEWYLKKYETK, encoded by the coding sequence ATGTCTAAAAATGCCGTACTTATTACTGGAGGAGCAGGATTTATAGGAGCAAACTATATTCCGTATTTCTTGGAGCAACACCAAGACACCACAGTAGTAAATATTGACAAGCTTACGTATGCTGGCGATTTGGCAAATTTATCAGCAATCAGCAATCATAAAAACTATCACTTTATAAAAGGTGATATTTGCGATCGAAATTTGATTGAGCAATTGTTTAAAACACACGATTTTAAAGCAGTTATTCACTTTGCCGCAGAATCACATGTAGACAACTCTATCAAAAATCCAGATGCGTTTATACAAACAAATATCTTTGGAACCTTCAATCTATTAGATGTCGCCAAAAAACATTGGATGGATGGACCGAATCAAGTAAAACCAGGTTGTGAAGCTTGCCGTTTTCATCACATCTCAACAGATGAGGTATACGGAACGCTGGGCGAAACAGGTTTGTTTACGGAAGACACATCCTACGCACCAAACAGTCCGTACAGTGCTTCCAAAGCATCGTCTGATTTTATTGTGCGCAGTTACTTTCACACCTACGGAATGAATGTGGTAACGACAAATTGCTCTAATAATTACGGACCGAAACAACATGATGAAAAGTTGATTCCAACCATCATTCGCAAAGCGGTTTCAGGAGAGCAAATTCCTATCTATGGCGACGGAATGAACATTCGCGATTGGTTATACGTGTTAGATCATTGCAAAGGAATTCATCTCGTATATCAAACAGGAAAAGCTGGCGAAACCTACAATATTGGTGGACGAAACGAACGTACCAATATGTACATTGCCAACACAATTTGTGAACTATTAGACAAATTACGTCCCAAAGAAACCTCTTACAAAGCACAAATTAGTTTTGTGACTGACCGACCTGGACACGATTTTCGCTACGCCATTGATGCCAGCAAAATAGAAAATGAACTCGGTTGGAAAGCCGCAGAAAACTTTGAATCGGGCATTTTAAAAACAATTGAATGGTATTTAAAAAAATACGAAACAAAATAA
- the rfbA gene encoding glucose-1-phosphate thymidylyltransferase RfbA, translating to MKGIVLAGGSGTRLHPLTLAVSKQLMPVYDKPMIYYPVSTLISAGIREILIISTPQDLPLFKKLLGDGKKIGCEFQYEVQENPNGLAEAFIIGEKFIGDDKVALILGDNIFYGSGLANLLQANNDPQGGIIYAYHVHDPERYGVVEFDKNGNAISIEEKPAQPKSNFAVPGIYFYDNEVVTIAKNIQPSGRGELEITDVNRVYLEKGKLSVSILDRGTAWLDTGTFNSLMQASQFVQVIEERQGLKIGAIEEAAYRMGFITKEQLDALAKPLLKSGYGKHLLEIQ from the coding sequence ATGAAGGGAATAGTATTAGCCGGTGGCTCAGGAACACGATTGCATCCACTTACGTTAGCCGTAAGCAAGCAATTGATGCCTGTGTATGACAAACCGATGATCTATTATCCTGTCTCAACCTTAATAAGTGCGGGAATTCGTGAAATACTCATCATTTCCACACCGCAAGATTTGCCATTATTTAAAAAATTGTTGGGTGATGGAAAAAAGATTGGTTGCGAATTTCAGTATGAAGTACAAGAAAACCCAAACGGACTCGCAGAAGCCTTCATCATTGGTGAAAAGTTTATTGGCGATGACAAAGTTGCCTTAATTTTGGGCGATAATATCTTTTACGGATCAGGTTTGGCAAACCTATTGCAAGCCAACAACGACCCGCAAGGAGGCATTATTTACGCATATCACGTACACGATCCAGAACGTTATGGTGTGGTAGAATTTGACAAAAACGGAAACGCCATTTCCATAGAAGAAAAACCTGCACAGCCAAAATCAAACTTCGCCGTGCCAGGTATTTATTTCTATGACAATGAAGTGGTAACAATTGCCAAAAACATACAACCAAGTGGTCGTGGCGAACTTGAAATTACCGATGTAAATCGTGTATACTTGGAAAAAGGAAAACTCAGCGTAAGCATTCTCGACAGAGGAACGGCTTGGCTAGATACAGGAACATTCAACTCGCTCATGCAAGCGTCACAATTTGTACAAGTCATTGAAGAACGACAAGGACTCAAAATTGGCGCCATTGAAGAAGCAGCATACCGAATGGGATTCATTACCAAAGAACAACTAGATGCATTGGCGAAACCTTTATTAAAAAGTGGGTACGGAAAACATCTATTAGAAATACAATAA
- the rfbC gene encoding dTDP-4-dehydrorhamnose 3,5-epimerase has protein sequence MNITHTPLAGCFVLEPQVFGDSRGSFMESYNEQKFPAKVHFVQDNQSISQKGVLRGLHFQKGAHAQAKLVRVIRGEVLDVAVDIRPDSKTYGQHFSIILNAENNKQLFVPRGFAHGFAVLEDDTIFAYKCDNFYNKEAESGIIYNDPDIAIDWKLSEEEIMLSDKDKLLPNLKSLSL, from the coding sequence TTGAACATAACACATACACCATTAGCAGGCTGTTTTGTCCTAGAACCTCAAGTATTTGGAGACTCTAGAGGAAGCTTTATGGAAAGTTACAACGAACAAAAATTCCCAGCAAAGGTTCATTTTGTACAAGACAATCAATCCATTTCACAAAAAGGAGTTTTGCGCGGATTGCACTTTCAAAAAGGCGCACATGCACAAGCAAAACTCGTACGTGTCATTCGTGGAGAAGTATTAGATGTGGCGGTAGACATTCGTCCAGATTCTAAAACCTACGGACAGCATTTTTCCATCATTCTAAATGCCGAAAACAACAAACAGCTCTTTGTTCCAAGAGGATTTGCACATGGTTTTGCCGTGTTGGAAGATGATACTATTTTCGCTTACAAATGTGATAATTTCTACAACAAAGAAGCAGAATCAGGCATTATATACAACGATCCAGACATTGCAATTGACTGGAAACTTTCTGAGGAAGAAATCATGCTTTCAGACAAAGACAAACTATTGCCAAACTTGAAATCGCTATCGTTATGA
- the rfbD gene encoding dTDP-4-dehydrorhamnose reductase, with amino-acid sequence MKSVLVTGANGQLGQCIQKIQAAHSDINFHFASIDELDITDTQKVQEFFLKNSYDYCVNCAAYTNVELAESEEDKAYLVNAEAAKNLAKACADNKVTMIHISTDYVFDGTKTTPYLETDATNPISVYGASKLKGEQNVQAVSEKYFIIRTSWLYAEFGKNFYKTMLQKAKEKANLTITTEQTGTPTNANDLAALIVKIINTNNTNYGIYHFSNDGEATWYDFTKEIIQNMHLAEADQPSLKPVDSYKTKAARPKNSVLDKTKVRSIIETISWQESLRNLMKNSN; translated from the coding sequence ATGAAATCGGTTTTGGTAACAGGCGCCAACGGGCAACTAGGACAGTGTATTCAAAAGATACAAGCAGCACATTCGGACATCAACTTTCATTTTGCTTCTATTGACGAGCTAGACATTACAGACACTCAAAAAGTACAGGAATTCTTCTTGAAAAATTCGTATGATTACTGTGTAAATTGTGCCGCGTACACCAATGTGGAACTTGCAGAAAGTGAGGAAGACAAAGCGTATTTGGTGAACGCAGAAGCAGCCAAAAATCTCGCGAAAGCGTGTGCCGACAACAAGGTGACAATGATTCATATTTCTACCGATTATGTATTTGATGGCACAAAAACGACTCCATACTTGGAAACAGACGCAACAAATCCGATCAGTGTGTATGGCGCGTCTAAACTAAAAGGAGAACAAAACGTGCAAGCGGTTTCTGAAAAGTACTTTATCATTCGTACGTCGTGGTTGTATGCGGAATTTGGAAAGAATTTCTATAAAACCATGCTTCAAAAAGCCAAAGAAAAGGCAAATCTCACCATTACAACGGAACAAACAGGAACGCCAACTAACGCCAACGATTTGGCAGCATTGATCGTCAAAATCATCAACACAAACAATACAAACTACGGCATCTATCACTTTAGCAATGATGGTGAAGCAACTTGGTACGATTTCACGAAAGAAATCATTCAAAATATGCATCTGGCGGAAGCCGATCAACCTTCACTAAAACCTGTAGACAGCTATAAAACCAAAGCAGCGCGCCCTAAAAACAGCGTGTTAGACAAAACGAAAGTTCGCAGCATTATTGAAACCATTTCTTGGCAAGAAAGTCTGCGCAACCTCATGAAAAACTCCAACTAA
- the cysQ gene encoding 3'(2'),5'-bisphosphate nucleotidase CysQ, translated as MNEYLYKAIETSVHAGGIIMDIYENQIVAVETKSDNSPVTIADKKANVYIEKELESTQIPVLSEEGEHAHYDIRQHWQQCWIVDPLDGTKEFIKRNGEFTVNIALVENGVSLLGVIYIPAVKSVYFAIPAEKKAFKLELEEHTITRDMLTNAEQIFAADESDEITLTSSHSYTNQKVVDLIDTLETEGKEVNLIMAGSSLKFCLMAEGQASYYPRYAPTMEWDTAAGHAICNAVGLEVYSLETNKPLKYNKENLLNPWFLVRKVR; from the coding sequence ATGAACGAATATCTATACAAAGCCATTGAAACTTCCGTACATGCAGGCGGAATTATTATGGATATTTACGAAAATCAGATTGTAGCTGTTGAAACGAAATCAGACAATTCTCCCGTAACCATTGCCGATAAAAAAGCCAACGTATACATTGAAAAAGAATTGGAAAGCACGCAAATTCCTGTGCTCAGTGAAGAAGGCGAACACGCACATTACGACATTCGCCAACACTGGCAACAATGCTGGATTGTAGATCCGCTGGACGGCACGAAAGAATTCATTAAACGAAATGGCGAATTTACCGTCAATATTGCATTGGTAGAAAACGGAGTTTCGTTATTAGGCGTTATCTACATTCCTGCGGTAAAATCAGTATACTTTGCCATTCCTGCGGAAAAAAAAGCGTTCAAATTGGAATTGGAAGAACATACCATAACGCGTGACATGCTCACAAACGCTGAACAAATTTTTGCTGCAGACGAAAGTGACGAAATTACCTTAACTTCTAGTCATTCATATACCAATCAAAAAGTAGTAGACCTTATTGACACGCTTGAAACCGAAGGAAAAGAAGTCAATCTCATCATGGCAGGAAGCTCGTTAAAATTTTGCCTAATGGCAGAAGGACAAGCTTCGTATTATCCGCGATACGCACCAACAATGGAATGGGACACGGCTGCCGGACATGCTATTTGCAACGCTGTCGGACTCGAAGTATATTCCTTAGAAACCAACAAACCCCTAAAATACAACAAAGAAAACCTACTAAATCCGTGGTTTCTTGTTAGAAAAGTACGATAA
- a CDS encoding SDR family oxidoreductase: MYQEAYYPEHLHTYRFLITGGAGFIGANLVEYLLKHNAQKVRVLDNLATGFKHNIAEFESHPNFEFIQGDIRNLETCKNAVAGMDFVLHQAALGSVPRSFNDPIASNEVNITGSLNMLVASRDAGVKRMIYAASSSTYGDSKALPKQEEIIGKPLSPYAITKYVNELYADNFSTNFDFHTIGLRYFNVFGPKQNVQGAYAAVIPLFFNAGIHNTNVTINGDGNQTRDFTFVENVVQANIKALFAEITKHEVINVAVGDRISVNDLWNNIKEITQSTIEASHGESRIGDVRDSLADISKAKRILGYTPKYTVRDGLSITHDFFKKQAEANDK, from the coding sequence ATGTATCAAGAAGCATATTACCCAGAACACCTACATACGTATCGTTTTTTAATTACCGGCGGCGCAGGATTTATTGGAGCCAATTTGGTGGAGTATCTACTAAAACACAACGCCCAAAAAGTACGTGTATTAGACAACTTAGCCACAGGTTTTAAACACAATATTGCCGAATTTGAATCGCACCCAAATTTTGAATTCATTCAAGGAGATATTCGCAATTTGGAAACCTGTAAAAACGCTGTCGCGGGAATGGACTTTGTGCTACATCAAGCCGCGTTGGGTTCCGTACCACGTTCGTTTAACGATCCTATTGCTTCTAATGAAGTAAACATTACAGGCTCTCTAAACATGCTGGTAGCTTCGCGCGATGCTGGTGTGAAACGTATGATATATGCAGCTTCTTCCAGTACGTATGGCGATAGCAAAGCATTGCCCAAGCAAGAAGAAATTATCGGGAAACCATTATCTCCGTATGCAATTACCAAATATGTAAACGAACTGTACGCAGACAATTTCTCTACAAACTTTGACTTTCACACGATCGGATTGCGTTATTTCAACGTTTTTGGACCCAAACAAAACGTACAAGGCGCGTATGCAGCCGTCATTCCACTATTTTTCAACGCAGGAATCCATAACACAAACGTAACCATCAATGGGGATGGAAATCAAACGAGAGATTTTACTTTTGTTGAAAATGTAGTGCAAGCAAACATAAAGGCGTTATTTGCAGAAATTACAAAACATGAAGTCATCAATGTAGCTGTGGGCGATCGCATTAGTGTGAACGATTTGTGGAACAATATCAAAGAAATTACACAAAGTACTATTGAAGCTTCTCACGGAGAAAGTAGAATAGGCGATGTACGCGATTCTTTGGCCGATATTTCAAAAGCAAAGCGCATTTTAGGCTACACTCCAAAATACACCGTGCGCGATGGTTTAAGCATTACGCACGACTTTTTTAAAAAACAAGCGGAAGCAAATGACAAATAA